From the genome of Solibacillus sp. FSL H8-0538:
TGAATACAATATTACGGTGGAGTGTTACAAAACAGGGCAAGATCCAAAGCATCCGACACGCTCCTACAATATGCAAACAGGCAATGATTTTACGTACGGTCTAACACCAAGTGAAGCCAAAAAGCCAATTCAGTCAGCACAAGAGTTAAATGATGCGATGATTTCAGGCTTTTTACTCGGCATTCATAAAGCAGGGGCAACTGGAAAAACAGGGGCTGCACTTGAAGTAACAAACCCTGTTGTACGCCGCGTTCTGCAGGATTCCGTTCCAAACTGTATTGAGATGGCGTATGAACTCTCCATTTATCAAAATAAAAAGGGCATTTACCAAGTGCCAAAGCTATCGCCAACGGATATGAATACAATGTTGAATAAGTACGGTCCAGCACAAAGAGCAAAGAATATGCCGAACTAATAGGTGCTTTGGCGATGCTCGTACTTTTTGCGTGGAATTTTTCGAGTTATCCGCCAATTTTTTTGAGTTATCCGCCAAACTTTACGAGTTATCCGCCAAAATTACTCCTATATCCGCCAATTCACTGTGTTTATCCGCCAATTGTAAAAAAATCCATTCGGGGCAAGTTGCCTCGAATGGATTTTCTATTTATAAGACTTTCCCTAAAAATGCTTTTGTGCGCTCATTTTGAGGGTTCCCGAATAATTTATCTGGATGTCCTTCTTCCACAATATAACCACCGTCCATAAATAGTACACGGTCACCTACTTCACGTGCAAAACCCATTTCATGCGTTACGACTACCATTGTCATCCCTTCAAGTGCAAGGCTTTTCATTACTTCTAAAACCTCATTTACCATTTCAGGGTCTAGCGCTGATGTAGGTTCATCAAACAGCATAATTTTTGGCTTCATCGCGAGTGCACGGGCAATTGCTACACGTTGCTGCTGACCACCTGAAAGTTGCTGCGGGAAGTTATCTGCCTTTGCGCGTAATCCGACTTTATCTAAAAGTTCAAGCGCTAGCTGTTCTGCCTCTTTTTTAGATAATTTTCGAATTTGCATCGGCGCCATCATAATGTTATCAATAACTGACATATGTGGGAATAGGTTAAACTGCTGAAACACCATGCCGACTTCAGTACGAATTTCATTTATATTGGCTTTAGGATCATTAATTTTGACGCCTTCAATATAAATGGCTCCATCCGTTACTTCTTCCAGCAAGTTAATGCAACGAAGGAATGTACTTTTGCCTGAACCAGATGGCCCGATTACGCACACCACTTCTTTTTCTTTAATTTCATAATCGATACCTTTTAAAACTTCAAGCTTGCCGAAATGTTTGTGTAAATTTTCTACTTTAATCATGATTTAACGCGCCCTTTCTTTTACGCGGGTTGTAACTATTGTTTGCTCGTTTTTCAACAAACCCAATAATTTTTGTTACACCGTACGTTAAAACTAAATATAAGAACGCTGCAAATAAATACGGCTCCCAGAAACGTTGGTACGTTCCTGCAACTACTTTACTTACATATAAAATTTCTGAACCTGCGATGACTGTTACTAATGATGAATCTTTTAACAATGCAATAAATTCATTCCCTAGTGGTGGAATCATACGACGGAATGCTTGTGGTAGGATAACTTTGCGCATTGCTTGGTTATGAGTTAAACCAAGGGAACGAGCCGCCTCCATTTGTCCTTTATCAATTGATTGAATTCCTGCACGGAAAATTTCTGCATTGTATGCCGCGCTATTCAAAATTAAACCTATAATCCCGGATACCCACCAGCCCATTGACTGACCAAAAATTGTTGGGATTACCGCTAAGTGAATTAATAATAATTGTACGAGCATCGGTGTTCCACGAAATACATCGACGTAAAGCTTACATGGCCAATAAATCCACTTTTTCTTTGAAACTTCTCCTAGCCCTAAAAACAGACCGAAGAATATCCCACCAAAATAACCACATGCAGTTAGAACGATTGTTGCCCAAATACCTTTTATATATAATTCACGGTAGTTCCAGATTATATCCCAGCGGAAAAAATCAAAAAGCTCCATCTGAAACACCTCCATTTACTTTAGATTATTCGATTTCTTTAGTGCCTGTAATTTCAGCTAACTTACCGTTGTCTTTAATTTTTTGTAAACCTTCGTTTAATAAATCAAGTAATTCTTTGTTACCTTTTTTCACCATGAAGCCGAAGTGGTCTACTTTAAATGAATCATCTTCAATTGCTTTTAATCCTGAATCCGGATTATTTTTTAGGTAATCTAAAATAACGGCATTATCACCGATCGCTGCAACTGTCGCCCCTGTTAATACTTCTGTTAACGCAACCGAGAAGTTTTCATAGGCTAAAGTATTTGAGCTTGCAATCCCTTGTAATTCTTGTGCAGCAATATGACCTGTTGTATTGATTTGCACGGATACTTTTTTATCCTTTAACTCTTCAAAAGAAGCAATGTTTGAATCTTCTTTTGTCACGATTAGTAAAGATGCTTCATAGTATGGTTCTGTGAAATCGTATGTTTCTTTACGTTCATCTGTAATTGTGATCGCTGCTGCACCCATATCAACTTCGCCTGTTGTTACTTGGCTCATCATCGAGTCCCAACCAACGTTTTTAATTTCTGTCTCTACACCCATTTCTTCACCGATCGCTGCTAAAATCTCAGCATCAATTCCGACAACATTTCCTTTGTCATCCAGATACTCGAATGGTGCGTAAGTTGCCTCAGTACCTGCAACGATTTTTGTGATGTTGCCACCCGTATCTTTTGTTGAGCTATCCTCTGCACCACAAGCCGCTAAAATCATTGACGCAGCTGCAAATGGAGCAATTATTTTAAAGAATTTACTTGTTTTCATAATAATATTCCTCCTAAATAAATTAATGTTTTGTATACTGAATCATCAATACTTCGGTTTATTATACTGTTTGCCGAATTAATATACAACACCGAATTTTATAAATAATGATTATTATTGCACCGAAATGAATTTTTATAAACTATTCTACTATAGAAATTTAGTTTTATTCGAAAGACACATCTCCCCCAATATAGGGAGAGATGATGCCCTTCCTTATGTAGATAGGAAAGTTATACTTTTCTATCTACCAAATAAATATTCATATGACAAATCCCTTTTAGGCAAAAAAAAACGTCACATTTTGAGCATGTGACGTTTTTTATATAGTTGACGTTAACTGTTAAATGGAAATATTGTAAAAATTAGTATAAAGAGGATGAATTTGGGATAAAATAAATCGGTACAGTGTTCATACTATCCCAACCCTATTCATTCCCCATTGTATCTAATCAAGCTGCTAAACTAATCGCTACAATTGGGTAATAGCTATAAAATATATAAATTAAACAGTAAAATGGCGCCCTCGGAGGGAATCGAACCCCCAGCGGAAGAACCGGAATCTTCAGTGTTATCCATTACACCACGAGGACTAAGTATAAGAAAACAGTAAAATCATAAAGCGGATGAAAATAGGATGCTAAAACCTATTAACTGATTTTAGGCATTTTGACAATTTACTTCATGACTTTCCTATTATACAAAGGTCAGACGTACTTTTCAACTACCAATATCAGACTTTATATTTGACCATCATTGACTATTCTGTGTATGATAAGATTACAGCTGAAGTTATTTCCAATTTCAGCATAAAGTATACGAATTTACCCTTTATTAAAGGAGGATTTCCTAATGAATTTAATCCCTACAGTTATTGAGCAAACAAACCGCGGTGAACGTGCTTACGACATCTACTCACGTTTATTAAAAGACCGTATCATCCTACTAGGAAGTGCAATTGATGACAACGTAGCAAACTCAATCGTTGCCCAGCTACTTTTCTTAGAAGCTGACGATCCAGAGAAAGATATTTCTCTATACATTAACTCTCCAGGTGGATCAATCACAGCTGGTATGGCAATTTATGACACAATGAATTTCATCAAACCAAAAGTACAAACAATTTGTATCGGTATGGCGGCTTCAATGGGTGCATTCTTACTTTCAGCTGGTGAACCAGGCAAACGTTTTGCCCTACCAAATGCTGAAGTGATGATTCACCAACCACTTGGTGGCGCACAAGGTCAAGCAACTGAAATCGAAATCGCAGCAAAACGTATTTTATTCTTACGTGACAAATTAAACCGTATCATGGCAGCAAACACTGGCCAAGATTACGAAACACTTGCTCGTGATACAGATCGTGATAACTTCAAAACAGCTGAAGAAGCAAAAGCTTACGGCTTAATCGATCACATCATCGATCGCTCAGTTGAAAAGAAATAATTAGTATGTTAGAAAGGTATTTTACCCAGAAGTGGGTGAGATACCTTTTTTGTTTGGATTTAGAGTTAATTCAATTACATACCAGTAAGTGCGCCCACCATATTCTACACTCCTAGCATTTTTTCTCCACTTTTAGAAAGACACAACTCGCCCAAAATAGGGCGAGTTGATGTCCTTACTTATGCAGTTAAGAAAGTTATACTTTCTTAACCGCTAAAATATAACTCAATGTTCTCGACTAACTGCTCCGTAACAAAATGACTACCGTTGTCAATAAATTGGTCTGCTTTCGCGCAGCAGCGGTCCAAATACGTTTTACTTTCCTCACTCCAAGCAAGCGGAAATCACCTAATCCGTGATGCCATGTACTAGTAAAACCTTTATTTGTTCCATTGTGGCTTGTAGAAATTTTATGACAGCTAGCTGTCATAAATAACCACTCATCGCCACAATGGATGCTAATGACTGTCATTAAGAAAGAACCAACTAAAAATATGCTCACTAAACTGCAGTTAGCGAGCATACTCCTTAGTCTTCTTGTTCGATTAATTTTGCTAAAGACTCCACAACATTTTCTGCGTCTTGCCCGTCTGCAATTAATGTCACCTTTGTCCCTTTTGCAACTGCTAAGCTCATGATGCCCATGATAGACTTGGCATTTACTTTTTTATCTTCTTTTTGTAAAAAGATATCCGAACTAAAGCGGTTTGCTTCTTGTACGAAAAGCGCGGCTTGTCTTGCTTGTAAACCCGATTTTAATTTTACTTCTACTTGTTTTTCTACCATTCGCAAAACTCCCTTTCACAACCGTTCATAATTATATGTTTATCTTATCTAAATTGTCGGAAAAGAACAACGTCAGAATGCCCAAATAATGAAATCGTTACCATTTTAATTTTTAATTTGTTCTCCTCGACGAAGTCCATCGGCAATTTCATCAATTTTTCGTAGACGGTGATTAACACCAGACTTGCTTACGACACCCGTTGATACCATTTCTCCAAGCTCTTTTAAGGTAATATCCTGGTATTCTACGCGTAGACGTGCGATTTCTCGAAGCTTTTCAGGCAGCTGATCGAGTCCGATAGTATTTTCGATAAATCGAATATTGTCGACTTGTCGAATTGCAGCACCAATTGTTTTGTTTAAATTCGCCGTTTCGCAGTTAACTATACGATTGACGCTGTTCCGCATATCACGCACAATGCGTACGTCTTCAAATTTTAACATAGCTTGGTGTGCGCCAACTAAATTTAAGAAGTCCGAAATTTTCTCGGCCTCCTTTAAGTATGTGACAAAACCTTTTTTTCGTTCAATTGTTTTTGCATTGAGCTCGTAAGTATTCATTAAATCGGCTAGCGCCTCTCCATGCTCTTTATATAAAGAGTATACCTCTAAATGGTATGAAGAGGTTTCTGGATTGTTGACGGAGCCACCTGCTAAAAAGGCACCGCGCAAATAAGCTCGACGCTGATTATTTTTTGCAATTAATGTCTTTGCAATTGTATGATTAAGCTGAAAATCATCCGAAATAATTTGTAAATCCGTTAATAGCTCTTTTGCGCCATCGCGAACACGGCAAATATATACATTATTTTTTTTCAGTCTCATCTTCTTCCGAACTAATAGCTCTATATTATATGGATAGAGCTTTTTCATAATGGTATAAAGTCGTCTAGCAATCGCCGCATTTTCTGTTTGTACATCTAGGCTTAGCTGCCGATTTGCAAAGCTTAATGAACCATTCATTCGAATTAGGGCGGATACTTCTGCCTTTAAACTATTGTCATCTGTTTCTATTTGTGTGAGCTCTTTCTTTGTCTCTGATGCAAATGACATAGATTTGTCCCCCTTTCCTTGCAAACTATGTATGCTTAAATGATAACATACGGTTAATTATTTCTAGTATTTTCTTTGGTATTGTGCATGCTAGCATAGTCATTTAACCAGAGCGCTACATTTTTAGAATGATGACGAACAAAGCCGTTACGAATTGTAGCGATGTCTTTTTTTATAATATCAATGCCCATCTGCTCAAGTTTAGCCGTATCAAACTCGACAGGCTCGGCATTTTCTTCTTTATAATTTTCTTTAACGAGCGACGGTAATTCCATATCATTGATCAAAATGGACTGAATAAATGGTCGACCAACGTGTGCATGAATTGCTTCTACATGCTGTGAGGCAGTGTAATGAAGCGTTTCTCCCTTTTGCGTCATTAAATTGGAAATATAAATTTTATGCCCCTTTGCCCGTACAATCGCTTCACCTATTCCTTTAACGAGCAGATTTGGGATAATGCTCGTATACAAACTACCTGGCCCGATTAAAATATAGTCGGCGCGATTGATAGCTCGAATGGCTGCTGGCAGTGGCTTGACATTGTGTGGCTCTAAAAAGACACGTTTAATAGGTGCTTTACATAAAGGGATTTTGGATTCCCCTACAATATAAGTCCCATTTTGAAGCTCCGCATGTAGCGTTACCTTTTTGTTGGAGGCAGGGATAACTTTTCCGTGGACATTTAATACTTTACTCATCTCAGCAATCGCATGGTTAAAATCACCAGTAATATCGGTTAATGCCGTTAACATTAAATTCCCGAGAGAGTGGCCACCTAAATCATCTGACTGCGAAAAACGGTACTGAAACATTTGCTCTACTAATGGCTCCACATCCGAAAGGGCTGCAATTACGTTGCGAACATCTCCAGGTGGTGGGATATCATAGTCATCTCTAAGACGTCCAGAGGAACCGCCATCATCTGCTACCGTGACAATGGCAGTAATATCAAATGCATAATGCTTGAGCCCCCTAACTAATGTCGATAACCCTGTACCCCCACCAATGACAACGATGCGTGTCTTCTTTTTTTTCATTACATCAATCCTTTCTATGATTGATATCTCTGTGTGTAATAACCGTGTGCTCGGTGTTGCCTAATAATTTCCCAAAGTACTCGGCTAAAGTAACAGAACGGTGCTGGCCTCCTGTACAACCAAATGCAATGACAAGCTGAGATTTCCCTTCGTCCTTATATTGAGGAATCATAAATGCAAAAAGATCCGTCAACTTCGCAATAAGCTGCTGAGTCTCATCTGTCGCAAGCACATACGATGACACTTCGGTTTGCAAACCTGTTTTATGGCGTAATTCTTCAACATAATAAGGGTTTTTTAAGAAGCGCACGTCAAATACTAAGTCCGCATCAATTGGTAAGCCATGCTTGAAACCAAATGACATGACATTAATTGAAAATGTAGGGCTACTCATATTGGAAAACTCCGTTGCAATACGTTCGCGCAGTTCGCGAGGCTTTAAATTCGATGTATTCACAACTGTTTTGGCACGTCCCTTTAACTCAAATAACATTTTACGTTCATGCTGAATACCTTCTAGTGGTAGCCCGTGTGGTGCAAGTGGGTGTGAACGACGCGATTCCTTATAGCGGCGAACAAGTGTCGCATCATCTGACTCTAAAAATAAAATACGCGGAATAAGATCCTCTTCTTTTTGTAGTGCATCTAGCGACTCAATTAATGACTCGAAAAATTCACGTCCGCGTAAATCCATTACAACTGCAATACGCGTAATTTTTTTCTCAGATTCCTTTAATAAGGCTAAAAATGTCGTCAATAGCTCCGGTGGTAAATTGTCGACACAATAATAACCTAAATCCTCAAAGCTTTGGACTGCTACTGTTTTTCCTGCTCCCGACATGCCTGTAATAATGACTATCTCATGTGTATAGCATTGTCTACTACCCATGAATTTCATCTCCTCTACTATTGTTCAATGGATGTTTGGATGTTTTCGCTAAGTAGCTCGAATTCTTCTGTATATTCAAATGTACCATATTGCATCCCTTTATTTAATGCCGCAAATAATAAATTTGTGCGGTCACCTTGCGCCATTGGTAAATCATTTAGGCTTTCAAGTGGGTGCCAAGCTAACTTTCCTTCACGTGTTTCCTCAAACGGCGTGCCTTCTACTCCATGTGCGACAAATGTATAGAGCATCCATTCATCTAAAACGCGATCACCGTCTTTAATGACCATTGTATAAACACCTTTTAAATGTACATGTTTCGGTGTAACATTCGTTTCTTCTTTAAATTCACGAATAGCTGAATCATAAATCGATTCGCCTAATTCCATCTTGCCACCTGGTGCTACATACCAACCTCTTCTAGGTTTTTGTAGTAATAATACTTGTCCGTGCTGTACGGCTAACAAATTGGCAATTCTTTGCATATATACACCTCAAACCTTTTCTTTGCTCTTTGTTACTATTATACCGTTTCATGCGTCAACCGTAAAAGAACGCGTCCATTATCCTTTTATTTTTCACAGCAACAATAACAAAAGCGCTAAAGCGCCTGCTTAGCCCCGACAAACGCTGGAGATCCCGAAGCGAAAGTAAACGCTCCATCACTTTCGCCCGAGGGCAGACCGCGACCTCGAGGGGCTGGCGCTTTAGCCTAGACGTTGCATTTACTTATTTAATTGTTATCCACATGGCGAAATTTTATATTTTCCTTAACAATAAAAAGAGGTTGCTTCCATGTGTATCCACATGGAAGCAACCAAAAAAACTAAAAAAGGGGGTTAACAATTGATCCCGATTAATAGGCAGTAAATGCCTGATTAGTGAAACGAACAATGAACGAGAACATCCCCTATTCATTGAATTTTCACTTTATAGGTTTATCTTACACCTTCTTTGTTTCAAAACAATTACAATTAGATTAAGTACACATTAAAGATTAAGCCAGGCTAAATTTTTCTTTTAGCTCTTCTAAATAATGTTGCGCAGTTTGTGCTGCAATGCTTCCATCTCCTGTTGCAGTAACGATTTGACGTAACGTTTTGTCACGTACATCACCCGCTGCAAAAATACCAGGTACAGCTGTCTCCATTTTTTCATTTGTTACAACATAGCCCGCTTCGTTTAACACGTTCAGGCTTGCAAATGGTGAAGTTAGCGGTAGCATGCCGACATAAACGAATACACCATCCGTTGCCCACTCTGTTTCTGTACCATCTACTGTTGAAACAAGTGTTACACTTCCTACCTTTCCATCTGCTTCATGAATTTCTTTCACTGTTGTATTCCAGATGAAATCAACTTTTTCATTTGCAAATGCACGGTCTTGTAGAATTTTTTGTGCGCGTAATTTATCACGACGGTGCACAATTGTAACTTTTTCAGCGAAACGCGTTAAGTAAACGCCTTCCTCAACTGCAGAGTCTCCGCCACCAACTACAATTAAGTTCTTTTGCTTGAAGAATGCTCCGTCACATACTGCACAGTAGCTTACACCGCGTCCTCCCAGTTCTTTTTCACCTGGAACGCCCATTTTTTTATATTCTGCACCTGTTGAAATGATAATTGTACGTGTTTTATATTGTTTTTTTCCTGAGATGATTGTTTTGTATTCTTCGCCATCAATAATTTCAGTTACATCACCATATGCATATTCTGCACCGAATTTTTTCGCATGCTCAAACATTTTTGTAGAAAGTTCTGGCCCTAAAATATGATCAAATCCAGGATAGTTTTCAACTTCTTCTGTATTTGCCATTTGTCCACCGGGTATGCCGCGCTCGATCATTAATGTCGACATGTTTGCACGGGATGTATAAACTGCTGCTGTCATACCAGCCGGGCCTGCTCCGATAATCACTACATCATAAATTTTTTCGTCTGCCATGAAACTTCCTCCTCTAAGATGGAAACCAATTTAATATACATATATCGTACGCGATGCATGTAATTTGTTCAATTAAAAAGCTTAGTCTAGACTTGTCGGTACAAAGTCATATAATGCATCAATATACTTTGATAATGTTGCAACGGTTGTGTTGTATTTTAAGGCGATGTCTTTTTTTGTCACCGACTCTTCCATTGCTGCGTAATACGTAAATTCCATCGCTGCGGCAATAGCTTGAATATTCTTAAATGGATAATCATGTTCAAACGCTACTTCACTAATCGAGAACCAAATGTGTAAAATTTGCGCAACTTCCATCGTAATAGACCCATTAATGCGTACGATTTCTTCTGCGACATGCATTAATCGTTGGAAATAAAGCTCTTCTATCACCTTAGTATTAAACGGGTGCTCTAATGCGTATGCTAGACTTAACTTTTCGATATTTGAATAGTTTGATACGTCGACAATTGTTGGGTGCGAGATAATCTCTTGCTTATGCGCCGATGTTTTCAGTAAAAACAAACCAAACATACGGTCACTCACTTCTACGCTCGACAATTTACGCATGATAAGCTCACGGTTGTTTTCTGCTGATTTTTGGTAGTCCCCTGTAGCCGTATTTGACCACGGTTCATACCCTTCTTTCGTTGGGTCAAGCTCAATAAGTGATTTCCATGTTGCCTTCGCCACTTCCTCATGACCAGAGAAATACGCAGATTGTGCCAGCCAGAAGTAAAATCCAGGATCCCCCTCATAGCCGCGCTTGCTCATTGATCGAAGCCATTTATACGCGTCCTCATACTGCCCAACTAGCGCAAGACTTGCACCTAATTTATAGCGATTTTCCCATTCATAGGGTTGTATTTTCCGTAATAGCTCTAATAATGCGTTTAACTCTTTGTCATTTTTTTCGTAATAGGCAAATACAGTTAAGTTACATAAAGCATGTAAGTTGCCGTGATTTTCACGTAAAACCTGATGCAGTAATGCCTTCGCCTGTTCCGCTTCACCTACATAAAAATAAGCAAGTGCCAAATTATTATACGCTGCCCATAATTCTGGGTACAGCTCAATCGTTTCCTCAAGAATCCCAATAGCACGTGGGAATTCACCTTGCTCCATAAAGCGACGTGCCTTTTCCTGAGCTAACATTTTAGCCGAGTCATTGTCATCTATTTCCTCATAGTCATCCTGTTCAAATTCGACGAAATCTAAAATTTCCATCGCATCCTGCACATACATGCCGTCAGGATCCATCTCTAGATATTGGTTCGCATATTTTTTGGCATCATGCATAAGCCCCATGCAGCCAGAAACTTCTGCTAGCATAAAAACAATTTCAGCTTCACTTGGCTCTAGACTATAAGCTGTATGAATAAGCTCGTATGCGTGTTCGAAATTTTGTACTTCCATTTCTAAAATCCCATATTGTAATAATACAAGAGCATCGTCCGGGTTAAGTTCTGCCGCACGCTTAATATATTTATACGCTTTGTCCATTTCATCGCGATCAATCGCCTTTAGGGCTTTATTATAATAATAATCACCGTTCGGAATAAATGAAACGACATTACTACTTTTCACTTTTAAACGTTTATTTTCCAAAAAAATTCCTCCGAAATTAGAAAGACACATCTCGCCCAAAACAAAGGCGAGATGTTGTCCTTACTTATGTCGTTAAGTTAGTATGCTTTTATTAACGACCAAAGAAATAAGGAACGCTAGACACGTTCCTCACACAATTGTTTCTATTATAGCACATTCGCTTGTGCTGTCATTTATTTCTCATCATGACGCTTCGCTTTCAGTATAGTTTGTATCTAAAGCTCTTATTACTTTCTGTTATGTCGCTCTTCTAATACTGCTAATACGTCATACACATTCACTTTTTGCTCTTGTAGTAATACAAGTAAGTGATACATTAAATCCGCTGATTCCCATTTCACTTCTTCTGTATCACGGTTTTTCGCGCCGATGACGACTTCGGTTGCTTCTTCGCCAACCTTTTTACAAATTTTATCGATGCCTTTATCGAATAGGTACGTTGTGTACGCGCCTTCTGGCATATCGATTTCACGCTGACGGATAACGTCAACGAGCTGAGGTAAAATCGCCACTGAGCCAACTTTTGAGTTTTCAACGATTGTTTCTGTAAAGCAAGACGTTGTGCCGTTATGACACGCCGGGCCTGCTGGAAGTACTTCTACAACTAGTGCATCTTTATCGCAGTCTGTTTTGATTGAGATCACTTTTTGTGTATTACCGCTTGTTGCCCCCTTATGCCAAAGCTCTTCACGAGAACGTGAGTAAAACCAAGTTTCGCCTGTTTCTAGCGTTTTTGCTAATGATTCTTCATTCATATAAGCAACTGTTAATATTTCTTTTGATTGCGCGTTTTGAACAACGGCTGTAATTAAGCCTTGTTCGTTAAATTTTAATCCTTCAATCATCTGATAGGAACTCCTTTATCACGTAGATAAGCTTTTACTTCGGCTACGCTCGTTTCTTTATAGTGAAAAATAGATGCCGCGAGTGCCGCATCTGCATTAACGTCTTGTAAAACGGCAGCGAAATGCTCCGCGTTACCTGCTCCGCCACTTGCGATAACCGGAACTGTCACCGCATCACGCACGGCTTTTGTTAAGCCTAAATCAAAGCCCGACTTCTCACCATCTTTATTCATGCTTGTTAGTAAGATTTCACCTGCACCTAGGCGCACAGCTTCCTGTGCCCAGTCAACCGCTTTCCATGAAGTTTTATTGCGGCCACCATGCGTATAAACCATCCATGTACCGTCCTCTTCACTGTACCGTGCATCGATTGCGACAACAATGCATTGTGCACCGAAATAGTCAGAACCTTCTTTTATTAGCGTTGGACGTTCTAAAGCAGAAGTATTCACCGACACTTTGTCTGCCCCTGCACGTAAAATACGTTTCATATCATCTAGCGTGCGAATACCGCCACCTACTGTGAATGGAATGGCTAAACTTGCCGCTGTTTGGCGCACTACATCCACCATCGTCTCACGGCCTTCATGAGAAGCGGAAATATCGAGGAATACTAATTCGTCTGCGCCTTGCTCATCATAAAACTTCGCAAGTTCTACTGGATCTCCAGCATCGCGCAGCTCGACGAATTGAACTCCTTTTACAACACGGCCTTCTTTTACATCAAGGCACGGAATAATACGTTTTGTTAGCATGTAACTGTCACTCCTTTGAGCCATTGTGCTAGTAAATAGACACCGAACTGGCCTGATTTTTCTGGATGGAACTGCATGCCTGTAAATGTGCCATTTGCAACAATGCCAGGTACTTGTACACCTTCGTAATCAGCGCATGCTACAAGCTGCTCCTTGGCAATATTCGCCGCATAAAATGAATGCACGAAATAGACGAATTTGTCAGTCGGAGTTGCCTCTGATTTTAGCCAGTTTGGTACTTGGGCTAACTCCAACTCATTCCAGCCCATATGCGGAATACGTGAAACATCATGGAAGCGTTCAATGCGGCCTTTAAAAATACCAACGCCCTTAGTTAAAGCGACTTCCTCACTTTCCTCGAATAATAATTGCATGCCTAAACAAATGCCTAAAAGGGGCTTGTTCACTTCCTTCATTTCGTAAAGGAATGGAATTAAATTCGTCTCTTGTAAACGTTTCATTGCGTCGGGAAATGCACCAACACCCGGTAGTACCAGTGCATCTGCTGTACGGAGCTCCGCCACATCGCTTGTGACAACCACTTCACAGTTTAAGCGTTTTAACGCCTGTTCCACGCTAAATAAATTTCCCATGCCATAATCAATTACACCAATCTTCACGTTAACAGTCCTTTCGTTGACGGTACACCTTTCACACGTGGATCAATTTGTACTGCGTCATCAATTGCTCGT
Proteins encoded in this window:
- the hisF gene encoding imidazole glycerol phosphate synthase subunit HisF, which gives rise to MLTKRIIPCLDVKEGRVVKGVQFVELRDAGDPVELAKFYDEQGADELVFLDISASHEGRETMVDVVRQTAASLAIPFTVGGGIRTLDDMKRILRAGADKVSVNTSALERPTLIKEGSDYFGAQCIVVAIDARYSEEDGTWMVYTHGGRNKTSWKAVDWAQEAVRLGAGEILLTSMNKDGEKSGFDLGLTKAVRDAVTVPVIASGGAGNAEHFAAVLQDVNADAALAASIFHYKETSVAEVKAYLRDKGVPIR
- the hisH gene encoding imidazole glycerol phosphate synthase subunit HisH — encoded protein: MKIGVIDYGMGNLFSVEQALKRLNCEVVVTSDVAELRTADALVLPGVGAFPDAMKRLQETNLIPFLYEMKEVNKPLLGICLGMQLLFEESEEVALTKGVGIFKGRIERFHDVSRIPHMGWNELELAQVPNWLKSEATPTDKFVYFVHSFYAANIAKEQLVACADYEGVQVPGIVANGTFTGMQFHPEKSGQFGVYLLAQWLKGVTVTC